The Lytechinus pictus isolate F3 Inbred chromosome 15, Lp3.0, whole genome shotgun sequence genome contains a region encoding:
- the LOC129278251 gene encoding alpha-N-acetyl-neuraminyl-2,3-beta-galactosyl-1,3-N-acetyl-galactosaminide alpha-2,6-sialyltransferase-like, whose protein sequence is MKETSTLPVPKVVAVFTRWGRAGDDPNRASHSNNSTSNTSQIITNVRTLTPKAETDANSLGDFFVFSKQSVQDAANVSLNASERTKKDGGDETVSVLIRNGGMLIDDVPAKDPSKDNEKPVADPVVKDLSGYESVVNAKSHLYIKCSQCAYVSSSGQLLGTKAGELIDSYPCVIRMNNAPTKGFEADVGSKTTVRMVAHSAIPGVYSQRFSLLKGPGQPKFIVVWGPDYQMKKDGKGKAFNIATTLYKQFYKDGMQVFALSPHQISYADKVFEMETGRNRISSGSWLSTGWFTMMLARGICDEITVFGMVKEDHCKLNPNSKVPYHYYQAQSIKECSLYRSSEKAKKNSHRFMTEKGVFSRWSKQEPRISFKYPDWSARK, encoded by the exons ATGAAAGAAACATCGACATTGCCAGTACCAAAGGTGGTCGCTGTCTTCACCAGATGGGGTCGGGCTGGAGATGACCCCAACCGTGCCTCACATAGCAACAACTCTACCTCAAATACAAGCCAAATAATCACCAATGTAAGGACGTTAACGCCTAAAGCTGAGACCGACGCGAACAGTCTGGGAGATTTCTTTGTGTTTTCGAAGCAGTCCGTGCAGGATGCAGCGAACGTGAGCTTGAATGCAAGCGAGAGGACTAAGAAAGATGGTGGGGATGAAACGGTTTCTGTCCTCATCAGGAACGGGGGAATGTTGATTGATGATGTTCCTGCAAAGGACCCCTCTAAGGACAATGAGAAGCCAGTTGCGGATCCTGTGGTCAAGGATTTAAGTGGCTATGAGTCTGTTGTCAATGCTAAAAGT CACCTGTATATCAAATGCTCTCAGTGTGCCTACGTGTCCAGTTCTGGTCAACTTCTAGGAACCAAGGCAGGGGAGCTCATTGATTCTTATCCTTGTGTCATCCGTATGAACAACGCCCCTACCAAAGGTTTCGAAGCTGATGTAGGAAGCAAGACAACAGTTCGTATGGTGGCCCACTCAGCCATTCCAGGAGTGTATTCACAAAGGTTCTCGTTGCTAAAAG GTCCTGGTCAACCGAAGTTCATTGTGGTATGGGGTCCTGATTATCAGATGAAGAAAGACGGTAAAGGAAAGGCCTTTAACATTGCAACAACTCTTTACAAGCAATTTTACAAAGACGGAATGCAAGTGTTTGCGCTTTCACCCCATCAAATATCTTACGCAGACAAAGTCTTTGAAATGGAAACGGGTAGAAATAG AATTTCGTCTGGTTCGTGGTTGAGTACGGGGTGGTTCACCATGATGCTAGCACGTGGTATATGTGATGAGATTACAGTCTTTGGCATGGTAAAAGAAGACCACTGCAA GCTTAATCCCAACTCCAAAGTGCCATACCACTACTACCAGGCCCAGAGCATCAAAGAATGCTCACTCTATCGAAGTAGCGAGAAAGCCAAGAAGAACAGTCATCGTTTCATGACAGAGAAAGGCGTCTTCTCACGATGGTCCAAACAGGAGCCTAGGATATCATTCAAGTATCCTGACTGGTCTGCAAGAAAATAA